A region from the Corallococcus caeni genome encodes:
- a CDS encoding segregation and condensation protein A translates to MPRTPGDAFRVALPNFEGPLDLLLHLIKEHRVDIFDIPLALITAKYLEYLERMRELNLDIAGEFLVMASTLAHLKSRMLLPRQDAAQVPEGADALAAVEEAQDPRAELVRRLLEYQKYKDAAEHLAKQDILDRDVFARKVPVEAVPIPEDEVGLQEISVLKLVEALDRVLERLTPKVQHEVVLERVSLSEAILRMAERVRKDGQVVFEALFTEAATRQEVVITFIAMLEMVKRRLIKVFQEEPLGPIQVTPNGDALEKLLPTEVDESDYR, encoded by the coding sequence TTGCCGCGCACGCCCGGAGACGCCTTCCGGGTGGCGCTGCCCAACTTCGAGGGTCCCCTGGACCTGCTGCTCCATCTCATCAAGGAGCACCGGGTCGACATCTTCGACATCCCGCTGGCACTCATCACCGCCAAGTACCTCGAGTACCTGGAGCGGATGCGGGAGCTGAACCTGGACATCGCCGGCGAGTTCCTGGTGATGGCCTCCACGCTCGCCCACCTGAAGAGCCGCATGCTCCTGCCCCGGCAGGACGCGGCCCAGGTGCCGGAAGGGGCGGACGCGCTCGCGGCGGTGGAGGAGGCGCAGGACCCTCGCGCGGAGCTGGTGCGAAGGCTCCTGGAGTACCAGAAGTACAAGGACGCCGCGGAGCACCTGGCCAAGCAGGACATCCTGGACCGGGACGTGTTCGCCCGGAAGGTGCCCGTGGAGGCCGTCCCCATCCCCGAGGACGAGGTCGGCCTTCAGGAGATTTCCGTCCTCAAGCTCGTGGAGGCGCTCGACCGGGTGCTCGAGCGGCTGACGCCCAAGGTGCAGCACGAGGTGGTGCTGGAGCGCGTGAGCCTGTCGGAGGCCATCCTCCGGATGGCGGAGCGCGTGCGCAAGGACGGGCAGGTGGTGTTCGAGGCGCTGTTCACGGAGGCGGCCACGCGCCAGGAGGTGGTCATCACCTTCATCGCCATGCTGGAGATGGTGAAGCGCCGCCTCATCAAGGTCTTCCAGGAGGAGCCCCTGGGCCCCATCCAGGTGACGCCCAACGGGGACGCGCTGGAGAAGCTGCTCCCCACGGAGGTCGACGAGAGTGACTACCGGTAA
- the scpB gene encoding SMC-Scp complex subunit ScpB: MTTGNGPDDGDETPAPGTPGGPGQFSEEEIASVTGPGPDDAELDGVEAAAIEEGSDDDENVPDLQSSFEKLLAKSRNLSPDRIRTVLESVLFVAERPLSVDELYQATGIPREPILQALDQLSGIHREGISGVVLYEVAGGWQFRTDPHSAEYVRRYLRVKPQRLTRAAVETLAIIAYRQPVTRPELEDIRGVDCGAVLKALMDRKLVKILGKREEVGRPILYGTTREFLEFFALKDLSALPTLREFHELTQEHRDIVEKEAAPPPPKAEGTVAALSDPNFTKRMEKNEAASEAALEELEEAMAAAERSQKVSASILESPPSPEKGDSEGPKPE, from the coding sequence GTGACTACCGGTAACGGTCCCGACGACGGTGACGAGACGCCCGCCCCCGGCACGCCCGGCGGCCCCGGACAGTTCTCCGAGGAGGAGATCGCCTCCGTCACGGGCCCTGGCCCCGACGACGCGGAGCTGGACGGGGTGGAGGCGGCCGCCATCGAGGAGGGCTCGGACGACGACGAGAACGTCCCGGACCTCCAGTCCTCCTTCGAGAAGCTGCTCGCCAAGAGCCGCAACCTCTCCCCGGACCGCATCCGCACGGTGCTGGAGAGCGTGCTCTTCGTCGCCGAGCGCCCCCTGTCCGTGGACGAGCTGTACCAGGCCACCGGCATCCCGAGGGAGCCCATCCTCCAGGCGCTGGATCAGCTCTCCGGCATCCACCGCGAGGGCATCAGCGGCGTGGTGCTCTACGAGGTGGCGGGCGGGTGGCAGTTCCGCACGGACCCCCACTCCGCGGAGTACGTCCGGCGCTACCTGCGGGTGAAGCCGCAGCGGCTCACCCGCGCGGCGGTGGAGACGCTGGCCATCATCGCGTACCGCCAGCCCGTCACCCGGCCGGAGCTGGAGGACATCCGCGGCGTGGACTGCGGCGCGGTGCTCAAGGCGCTGATGGACCGCAAGCTGGTGAAAATCCTGGGCAAGCGGGAAGAAGTCGGCCGCCCCATTCTTTATGGAACCACGCGCGAGTTCCTGGAGTTCTTCGCGCTGAAGGACCTGTCCGCGCTGCCCACGCTCCGGGAATTCCATGAATTGACCCAGGAGCACCGGGACATCGTGGAGAAGGAAGCGGCGCCGCCTCCTCCGAAGGCGGAGGGGACGGTGGCGGCGCTGTCGGACCCGAACTTCACGAAGCGGATGGAGAAGAACGAGGCGGCCAGTGAGGCTGCTTTGGAGGAGCTGGAGGAGGCCATGGCCGCCGCGGAGCGGAGCCAGAAGGTCAGTGCCAGCATCCTGGAAAGCCCCCCTTCGCCCGAGAAGGGTGATAGCGAGGGGCCCAAGCCCGAGTGA
- a CDS encoding pseudouridine synthase, which yields MAAERLQKYLARAGVASRRHAEELITSGRVGVNNETVTELGSRVEPGTDLVTVDGKLVTPPEESSYYLLYKPVGVVTTLSDPQGRPTVASYVEETGRRLFPVGRLDYDAEGALLFTDDGALAHKLTHPSFQVPRSYLAKVKGVPDMPTLEKLRGGVRLEDGMATPVSVDIFEKAERNTWLKIVVAEGRPHLIKRLCAAVGHPVVRLFRPNYAGVGVEGLRPGELRPLKVSEVHQLTEVAEGRAQPSASELKLPPRRHGRSAPGFNGPDDDDVELSMDDDAPVAPRKTERAAAKKAATGPKTREARPERKEWKGVQDGGTRPPKFAKRGATLDADDDAAADVDLEGVPSFDDDGEEVTESDAAEGATYGKAARGAGRTGKPDGERAPRGAAKFGKPARAGAEGGGRFGKPAGGDDAPRGRFGKPAGRGGDEGGAPRAAGRFGKPAGRFGDEGGAPRGRSFGKPAGAGRGGDERAPRGRSFGDEGGAPRGRSFGKPAGGSRFGGEEGGAPRGRSFGKPAGRFGDEGGAPRGRSFGKPAGAGRSEGGASRGGSRFGGEEGGAPRGRSFGKPAGRFGDEGGAPRGRSFGKPAGAGRGGDEAPRGRSFGKPASRFGDEGGAPRGRSFGKPAGRFGDEGGAPRGRSFGKPAGRFGDEGGAPRGRSFGKPAGGSRFGGEEGGAPRGRSFGKPAGRFGDEGGAPRGRSFGKPAGAGRGGDERAPRGRSFGAEGGAPRGRSFGKPAGRFGAEGGAPRGGARFGKPAGRFGSEGGAPRGGSRFGKPAGAGGAPRGDRPERREWKPRGESAGRPERRDFKPRGEDSGSRSRGGGESASSSSGERIVRAGVRKGPPGEGSKAPRGGAGRPPPRGGRSR from the coding sequence ATGGCGGCGGAACGTTTGCAGAAGTACCTGGCTCGCGCGGGAGTGGCTTCGCGCCGGCACGCGGAAGAACTCATCACCTCCGGTCGCGTCGGAGTGAACAACGAGACGGTGACGGAGCTGGGCAGCCGGGTGGAGCCCGGCACGGACCTGGTGACCGTCGATGGGAAGCTCGTCACGCCGCCGGAAGAATCGTCGTACTACCTGCTCTACAAGCCCGTGGGCGTCGTGACGACGCTGTCGGATCCGCAGGGCCGGCCCACGGTGGCCAGCTATGTGGAAGAGACGGGCCGCCGCCTGTTCCCCGTGGGCCGTCTGGATTACGACGCCGAAGGCGCGCTGCTCTTCACGGATGACGGCGCGTTGGCGCACAAGCTCACGCACCCCAGCTTCCAGGTGCCGCGCTCGTACCTGGCGAAGGTGAAGGGCGTGCCGGACATGCCCACGCTGGAGAAGCTGCGCGGAGGCGTCCGCCTGGAAGACGGCATGGCCACGCCGGTGTCGGTGGACATCTTCGAGAAGGCCGAGCGCAACACCTGGCTGAAGATCGTCGTGGCGGAAGGCCGTCCGCACCTCATCAAGCGCCTGTGCGCGGCGGTGGGGCACCCGGTGGTGCGCCTGTTCCGCCCGAACTACGCGGGCGTGGGCGTGGAGGGGCTGCGCCCCGGCGAGCTGCGGCCGCTGAAGGTCTCCGAGGTCCACCAGCTCACGGAGGTGGCGGAGGGCCGCGCGCAGCCGAGCGCCTCGGAGCTGAAGCTGCCGCCGCGCCGTCACGGCCGTTCCGCGCCGGGCTTCAACGGGCCGGACGACGACGATGTCGAGCTGTCCATGGACGACGACGCGCCGGTGGCGCCGCGCAAGACGGAGCGCGCGGCCGCCAAGAAGGCCGCGACGGGGCCGAAGACCCGCGAGGCGCGTCCGGAGCGCAAGGAGTGGAAGGGCGTGCAGGACGGTGGCACGCGTCCGCCGAAGTTCGCGAAGCGCGGAGCGACGCTGGACGCGGACGATGACGCGGCCGCGGACGTGGATCTGGAGGGCGTGCCGTCGTTCGATGACGACGGTGAGGAAGTGACGGAGTCCGACGCCGCGGAAGGCGCCACCTACGGCAAGGCCGCGCGGGGCGCGGGCCGTACCGGTAAGCCCGACGGTGAGCGTGCGCCTCGCGGCGCCGCGAAGTTCGGCAAGCCGGCCCGTGCGGGCGCCGAGGGCGGGGGTCGTTTCGGCAAGCCGGCGGGCGGTGACGATGCGCCGCGCGGACGTTTCGGCAAGCCGGCGGGCCGTGGTGGCGACGAGGGTGGTGCGCCGCGCGCGGCTGGCCGTTTCGGCAAGCCGGCGGGCCGCTTCGGCGATGAGGGCGGTGCTCCTCGCGGCCGTAGCTTCGGCAAGCCGGCCGGTGCCGGTCGTGGCGGTGACGAACGCGCCCCTCGGGGTCGCTCCTTCGGAGACGAAGGCGGCGCTCCTCGCGGCCGCAGCTTCGGCAAGCCCGCCGGTGGCAGCCGCTTCGGTGGCGAAGAGGGCGGTGCCCCTCGCGGCCGCAGCTTCGGCAAGCCGGCCGGTCGCTTCGGCGATGAGGGTGGTGCTCCGCGCGGCCGCAGCTTCGGCAAGCCGGCCGGTGCAGGCCGTTCCGAGGGCGGTGCTTCGCGCGGTGGCAGCCGGTTCGGTGGCGAAGAGGGCGGTGCTCCTCGCGGCCGCAGCTTCGGCAAGCCCGCCGGTCGCTTCGGTGATGAGGGTGGTGCTCCTCGCGGCCGTAGCTTCGGCAAGCCGGCCGGTGCGGGCCGTGGCGGTGACGAAGCTCCGCGCGGTCGCAGCTTCGGCAAGCCCGCGAGCCGCTTCGGTGATGAGGGTGGTGCTCCTCGCGGTCGCAGCTTTGGCAAGCCCGCGGGCCGCTTCGGTGATGAGGGCGGCGCGCCTCGCGGCCGCAGCTTCGGCAAGCCCGCGGGCCGCTTCGGCGATGAAGGCGGTGCTCCTCGCGGCCGTAGCTTCGGCAAGCCCGCCGGTGGCAGCCGTTTCGGTGGCGAAGAGGGCGGTGCTCCTCGCGGTCGTAGCTTCGGCAAGCCCGCGGGCCGCTTCGGTGATGAGGGTGGTGCGCCTCGCGGCCGCAGCTTCGGCAAGCCGGCCGGTGCGGGCCGTGGCGGTGACGAACGCGCCCCTCGGGGTCGCTCCTTCGGTGCGGAGGGCGGTGCCCCTCGCGGCCGTAGCTTTGGCAAGCCCGCCGGTCGCTTCGGTGCGGAGGGCGGTGCCCCTCGTGGCGGCGCCCGCTTCGGCAAGCCGGCCGGCCGCTTCGGTTCCGAGGGTGGCGCGCCTCGTGGTGGCAGCCGCTTCGGCAAGCCCGCCGGTGCGGGCGGCGCCCCTCGTGGCGACCGTCCGGAGCGCCGTGAATGGAAGCCGCGCGGCGAGTCCGCGGGCCGTCCCGAGCGCCGGGATTTCAAGCCCCGCGGCGAGGACTCCGGCAGCCGGTCTCGCGGCGGCGGTGAGTCCGCGTCCAGCAGCTCCGGCGAGCGCATCGTCCGCGCTGGCGTGAGGAAGGGCCCCCCGGGTGAGGGCAGCAAGGCGCCTCGGGGAGGGGCAGGCCGTCCGCCCCCTCGCGGTGGCCGCTCCCGCTGA
- a CDS encoding DUF4388 domain-containing protein has product MEAFTGNLASYRLQLVLPPLFTTPGLEGTLRVERGAVRREFYLRDGHLVGVASTDPREHLAQVLVNLRILDAPRAAAAFESAEGANLPYGTFLVQRCFVELSQLTEAMEHKAREALFDCYAWESGEVEFTPGLPLSGRAVGLRLPLSTLHRDAVARVQEWAQFRDIFPRLDTTFRVFREFAVETFSEEEDVLLDLAAGGATLGELLASAREAPLFAARWVLHLYRRGALAPHRATGLTVGESTEFTELLALVRAFLSSRKYDLAVALAAQVLERGPVPEAHALYREAEVGLTLALSDALFALDGRLVFEPIPRPAPPDLTADDLYLYSKLRGSRSIRQALRTAAMGELAASRSVERLRAAGLIRVAPLAPGAVEPATRRTTTDPYGLNLADLGGS; this is encoded by the coding sequence ATGGAAGCGTTCACGGGAAACCTGGCCAGCTATCGGCTCCAGCTGGTGTTGCCTCCGCTGTTCACGACGCCCGGGCTGGAGGGGACGCTGCGGGTGGAGCGGGGCGCGGTGCGGCGGGAGTTCTACCTGCGGGACGGGCACCTGGTGGGGGTGGCCTCCACGGATCCGAGGGAGCACCTGGCGCAGGTGCTGGTGAACCTACGCATCCTGGACGCACCCCGGGCGGCGGCGGCGTTCGAGTCGGCGGAAGGGGCGAACCTGCCCTACGGCACGTTCCTGGTGCAGCGCTGCTTCGTGGAGCTGTCGCAGCTGACGGAGGCGATGGAGCACAAGGCGCGCGAGGCGCTGTTCGACTGCTACGCGTGGGAGTCGGGCGAGGTGGAGTTCACGCCGGGGCTGCCGTTGTCGGGGCGCGCGGTGGGGTTGCGGCTGCCGTTGAGCACGTTGCACCGGGACGCGGTGGCGCGGGTGCAGGAGTGGGCGCAGTTCCGGGACATCTTCCCGCGCCTGGACACGACGTTCCGCGTGTTCCGCGAGTTCGCGGTGGAGACGTTCTCCGAGGAGGAGGACGTGCTCCTGGACCTGGCGGCGGGCGGCGCGACGCTGGGAGAGTTGCTGGCGAGCGCGCGGGAGGCCCCGCTGTTCGCGGCGCGCTGGGTGCTGCACCTGTATCGGCGGGGAGCACTGGCGCCGCACCGGGCCACGGGGCTGACGGTGGGCGAGTCCACGGAGTTCACGGAGCTGTTGGCGCTGGTGAGAGCGTTCCTGTCGTCGCGCAAGTACGACCTGGCGGTGGCGCTGGCGGCGCAGGTGCTGGAGCGCGGGCCGGTGCCGGAGGCGCACGCGCTGTACCGCGAGGCGGAGGTGGGGCTGACGCTGGCGTTGAGTGACGCGCTGTTCGCGCTGGACGGGAGGCTGGTGTTCGAGCCCATCCCCCGCCCTGCCCCGCCGGACCTGACGGCGGACGACCTGTATCTGTATTCGAAGCTCAGGGGCAGCCGGAGCATCCGTCAGGCGCTTCGCACGGCGGCCATGGGAGAGCTGGCAGCGTCCCGGTCCGTGGAGCGACTGAGGGCCGCGGGGTTGATCCGCGTGGCGCCGCTGGCACCGGGAGCGGTGGAGCCCGCAACGAGGCGGACGACCACGGATCCGTACGGGTTGAACCTGGCGGACCTGGGCGGGAGCTGA
- the trpS gene encoding tryptophan--tRNA ligase encodes MRILSGVQSSGRLHIGNYYGAMRQFVQLQDQGEAYYFIANYHALTTVRDPKLALDLTRDAALTYLSLGLDPKKAVLFRQSDVKEVLELNWILGTVVPQAHLERAHSYKDKIANNISPDFGLFAYPVLMAADILLYSADQVPVGKDQIQHIEFARDWAVKFNTQYVPGYDPADPEGKERGHAPGILKLPSAFVQEHSATVPGIDGRKMSKSYGNTLELFGEEKDIKKRIMSIKTDSTAVDAPKPTTDAPLYDLLKLMLPAGEFSDVDASWKAGGKGYGDYKKKLLEAFHATFGPARQRRQELLNDPGELERILQDGAQRARAEATRLMDQVRRAVGIP; translated from the coding sequence ATGCGGATTCTCTCAGGCGTCCAGTCGTCCGGAAGGCTGCACATCGGCAACTATTACGGGGCGATGCGGCAGTTCGTGCAGCTCCAGGATCAGGGCGAGGCCTACTACTTCATCGCCAACTACCACGCGCTCACCACCGTTCGGGATCCGAAGCTGGCCCTGGACCTGACGCGCGACGCGGCGCTCACGTACCTGTCGCTGGGATTGGATCCGAAGAAGGCCGTCCTCTTTCGCCAGAGCGACGTGAAGGAGGTCCTGGAGCTCAACTGGATCCTCGGCACCGTGGTGCCCCAGGCCCACCTGGAGCGCGCCCACAGCTACAAGGACAAGATCGCCAACAACATCAGCCCGGACTTCGGCCTGTTCGCCTACCCGGTGCTCATGGCGGCGGACATCCTGCTCTACAGCGCGGATCAGGTCCCCGTGGGCAAGGACCAGATTCAGCACATCGAGTTCGCGCGCGACTGGGCCGTGAAGTTCAACACCCAGTACGTCCCCGGCTACGACCCGGCGGATCCGGAAGGCAAGGAGCGGGGCCACGCCCCCGGCATCCTCAAGCTCCCCTCCGCGTTCGTGCAGGAGCACTCCGCCACGGTGCCCGGCATCGACGGGCGCAAGATGTCCAAGTCCTACGGCAACACGCTGGAGCTGTTCGGCGAGGAGAAGGACATCAAGAAGCGCATCATGTCCATCAAGACGGACTCCACAGCGGTGGACGCCCCCAAGCCCACCACGGACGCGCCGCTCTATGACCTGCTCAAGCTGATGCTCCCGGCCGGCGAGTTCTCCGACGTGGACGCGTCCTGGAAGGCCGGCGGCAAGGGCTACGGCGACTACAAGAAGAAGCTGCTGGAGGCCTTCCACGCCACCTTCGGCCCCGCCCGCCAGCGCCGGCAGGAGCTGCTCAACGACCCCGGTGAGTTGGAGCGCATCCTCCAGGACGGCGCCCAGCGCGCCCGGGCGGAAGCCACCCGCCTGATGGACCAGGTGAGACGGGCCGTGGGAATCCCCTGA
- the sitA5 gene encoding SitA5 family polymorphic toxin codes for MAFRVQLAVLLLALLSACATPRGRVRLDTGEGPPIEYSPPSPVRAVAVGAGAFEKALTELVLAAPLRLQAPQPGNWVRASYPTSEAESRWQRVTNRGFGGFCEPGPRRGDCISLLEDVMGLSDWDKLGVALALSLEPLKASISRAVEDTLAPQLFYSLIATSLVTWAALAANPEPAFTKGAALISALLLLYLGAETFLELVEASQDLKLATDQATTWEELDASGQRFAARVGPSIARVLVLAVTVAVSHGMTGGASLLAARLSTLPNFPGGAAGASRIGVHIASLEQVRAVSVSGGVITLSLPSTAVAMVAKGSGTPPASGVRSWNSFSALKRARGPAGPGKQWHHIVEQTDGNVQRFGPQALHNTENVIAIDEAIHQRISAYYSSKEVALTGAKTVRQWLSSQSFQAQRDFGMTTLIRFGAVP; via the coding sequence ATGGCCTTTCGAGTCCAGCTCGCCGTCCTGCTCCTTGCCTTGCTCAGTGCGTGTGCCACGCCGAGGGGGAGGGTTCGGCTGGATACGGGGGAGGGACCGCCCATCGAGTACAGCCCTCCTTCTCCCGTCCGGGCCGTGGCCGTCGGGGCGGGGGCCTTCGAGAAGGCGCTGACCGAGCTGGTTCTGGCCGCGCCCCTGCGCCTCCAGGCGCCGCAGCCGGGCAACTGGGTGCGCGCCTCCTATCCCACGAGCGAGGCTGAGTCCCGATGGCAGCGGGTGACGAATCGTGGGTTCGGCGGCTTCTGCGAACCGGGGCCTCGGCGGGGTGACTGCATCTCGTTGCTCGAAGACGTGATGGGGCTGAGTGACTGGGACAAGCTGGGCGTGGCGCTCGCCCTGTCCCTCGAGCCCCTCAAGGCGAGCATCTCCAGGGCCGTGGAGGACACCCTGGCGCCCCAGCTCTTCTACTCGCTGATTGCCACGAGCCTCGTGACCTGGGCGGCGCTGGCCGCCAATCCCGAGCCTGCCTTCACCAAGGGTGCTGCGCTCATCTCGGCCCTGCTCCTGCTCTACCTGGGGGCGGAGACGTTCCTGGAGTTGGTGGAGGCGAGTCAGGACCTGAAGCTCGCGACGGACCAGGCCACCACCTGGGAGGAGCTGGATGCGTCCGGACAGCGCTTCGCGGCCCGGGTAGGCCCGTCCATCGCGCGAGTCCTGGTCCTCGCTGTCACGGTCGCCGTGAGCCATGGCATGACCGGTGGCGCCTCGTTGCTGGCGGCCCGGCTGTCGACACTGCCGAACTTCCCGGGAGGCGCGGCGGGGGCCTCACGCATTGGCGTCCATATCGCGAGCCTTGAGCAGGTGCGGGCGGTGTCCGTTTCGGGCGGAGTCATCACGCTCTCCCTTCCGTCCACGGCCGTCGCCATGGTGGCCAAGGGGAGTGGGACACCTCCGGCCAGCGGTGTGCGCTCCTGGAACTCCTTCAGCGCCCTCAAACGGGCACGAGGCCCCGCGGGGCCAGGGAAGCAGTGGCACCACATCGTCGAGCAGACGGATGGAAACGTGCAGCGCTTCGGCCCCCAGGCCCTGCACAACACCGAGAACGTGATCGCCATCGACGAAGCCATCCACCAGCGGATCAGTGCGTACTACTCATCGAAAGAAGTCGCCCTCACGGGAGCAAAGACCGTGCGGCAATGGCTGAGCAGCCAGTCCTTCCAGGCCCAACGTGACTTCGGCATGACGACCCTCATTCGCTTTGGAGCTGTCCCTTGA
- a CDS encoding DUF2019 domain-containing protein, with protein sequence MSTRRFQKASIEELVQWYAESSIAYGQALEAADSRSANRAADKISGAYRELRSRDATSQLLPLLQHENETLRTNVAAHALEFAPEFGEPVLLWIEKRPGRNGLAAHYALKAWREGTLKFP encoded by the coding sequence TTGAGCACCCGAAGGTTCCAGAAGGCCAGCATCGAAGAGCTCGTCCAGTGGTACGCGGAGAGTTCCATCGCATACGGACAGGCCCTGGAAGCCGCTGACTCACGGTCCGCCAATCGCGCCGCCGACAAGATCTCGGGAGCATACCGGGAGCTTCGGAGCCGTGACGCGACGTCACAGCTCCTTCCCCTTCTCCAGCACGAGAACGAAACCCTCCGAACCAACGTCGCCGCCCATGCCCTGGAGTTCGCTCCCGAGTTCGGTGAACCGGTATTGCTCTGGATCGAGAAGCGTCCGGGACGCAATGGGCTCGCCGCGCACTACGCGCTCAAGGCCTGGCGAGAGGGCACGCTCAAGTTCCCCTGA
- the sitA5 gene encoding SitA5 family polymorphic toxin, with product MTFRVHLAVLILFLLGACATPRGRVRLDTGEGPPIEYSPPSPVQAVAVGAGAFEKALTELILNAPMRLRTSRPGNWVRASYPTSDADSRWQRVTDRGFGGFCEPGPRRGDCISLLEDVMGLSDWEKLGVALALSLEPLKASISRAVEDTLAPQLFYSVIATGLVTWAALAANPEPAFTKAAAIISALLLIYLGAETFLELVEASQDLKLATDQATTWKELDQSGQRFAARIGPPIARVLVLAVTVAVSHSMTGGASLLAARLSTLPNFPGGAAGASRIGVHIASLEQVRAVSVSGGVITLSLPSTAVAMVAKGSGTPPASGVRSWNSFSALKRARGPAGPGKQWHHIVEQTDGNVQRFGPQALHNTENVIAIDEAIHQRISAFYSSKDVRFSATQTVRQWLSGQSFQAQRDFGMTVLGWFGALP from the coding sequence ATGACCTTTCGAGTTCACCTCGCAGTCCTGATTCTGTTCCTGCTGGGTGCGTGCGCCACCCCACGGGGCAGGGTGCGGCTGGATACGGGGGAAGGGCCACCCATCGAGTACAGCCCGCCTTCTCCCGTCCAGGCCGTGGCGGTAGGGGCGGGGGCCTTCGAGAAGGCGCTGACCGAGCTGATTCTGAATGCGCCCATGCGCCTCCGGACTTCGCGGCCGGGCAACTGGGTGCGCGCGTCCTATCCCACGAGCGATGCCGACTCCCGATGGCAGCGGGTGACGGACCGTGGCTTTGGCGGCTTCTGCGAACCGGGGCCTCGGCGGGGTGACTGCATCTCGCTGCTCGAAGACGTGATGGGGCTGAGTGACTGGGAAAAGCTGGGCGTGGCGCTCGCCCTGTCCCTCGAGCCCCTCAAGGCGAGCATCTCCAGGGCCGTGGAGGACACCCTGGCGCCCCAGCTTTTCTACTCGGTCATCGCCACGGGCCTCGTGACCTGGGCGGCGCTGGCCGCCAATCCCGAGCCCGCCTTCACCAAGGCCGCGGCGATCATCTCGGCCCTGCTCCTAATCTACCTGGGTGCGGAGACGTTCCTGGAGTTGGTGGAGGCGAGTCAGGACCTGAAGCTCGCGACGGACCAGGCCACCACCTGGAAGGAGCTGGATCAGTCCGGTCAACGCTTCGCCGCACGGATAGGTCCGCCCATCGCGCGGGTTCTCGTCCTAGCGGTCACGGTCGCCGTGAGCCACAGCATGACCGGTGGCGCGTCGCTGCTCGCGGCCCGGCTGTCGACACTGCCGAACTTCCCGGGAGGCGCGGCGGGGGCCTCACGCATTGGCGTCCATATCGCGAGCCTTGAGCAGGTGCGGGCGGTGTCCGTTTCGGGCGGAGTCATCACGCTCTCCCTTCCGTCCACGGCCGTCGCCATGGTGGCCAAGGGGAGTGGGACACCTCCGGCCAGCGGTGTGCGCTCCTGGAACTCCTTCAGCGCCCTCAAACGGGCACGAGGCCCCGCGGGGCCAGGGAAGCAGTGGCACCACATCGTCGAGCAGACGGATGGAAACGTGCAGCGCTTCGGCCCCCAGGCCCTGCACAACACCGAGAACGTGATCGCCATCGACGAAGCCATCCACCAGCGGATCAGTGCGTTCTACTCGTCCAAGGACGTCCGCTTCTCAGCAACGCAGACCGTGCGACAATGGCTGAGCGGCCAATCCTTCCAGGCCCAACGCGACTTCGGCATGACCGTCCTCGGGTGGTTTGGAGCGCTTCCGTGA